The Rufibacter sp. DG15C region TTTCAATTCGCATAAAAAAACTCCCAATATTTTTTGAGAGTTTTTCTGGTGGGTAGCTGAAAACACCAATATGCGGCTGCCGTCTTTGGTAGAAAGGATTACAAGCATGGGAGCTTTACACTTGGTAGAAGCATGCTCTAGCCTTTCCGTTTTTGGGGTATTTTCTGGAAAACAGGCCAAAAACGGTGATGGTGCGCCAGAACTACCAATGGCTTACTTCTACCATAAGCGTAAGCCATGAGTTAAATCCTATAGACTGGCAATCTCCTTCGGGTAGCAGACGTAATATTTCTCCACTTTCCTGCTTAGGGCCTGTATGTTGGGCAGGTCAGAGGCCTGGGCCACGTCCACAATCTGGCTTTGTTTGGTGAGTACGTTGATATTCTCACCACCCGATTCATAGGCGTTGTTGCTTATTTTGCCGGTTACTACCAAGTAATGCACATCCTGCGGTGCCACGTTAAACTGCTCTTGGGCCAGTTCACGCACACCTTCCAAGAACTCAATCTCAAACGGAGTGGGGGACAGGATGATTTTGAACAGCTTCCGCTCTAAGAGGCAAACAGAGAGGTAGCTTAGAATCTTGTCCGGGTGCTCGGCCCAGGTTTTGATGCCGCCCCAAATGTCATAGTCATCCAAAGCGATAAACTTCTTGAGGATGCTTGGGTCGCGCTCAAAGTCCAAAATGGACAAAGACTCATGCAAAAAGAAGGTCAAAGCCGGGCTGGCAGGAACGGGCACGCCTTGTTGGGTCAGTTCGCGGGCGCGTTGCATTACTTTCATGACCATCTGCTCTGCGCTGGTGACGGTTTTGTGCATGTACACCTGCCAATACATGAGGCGGCGGCTTACCAAGAAGCTTTCAATGGAATAGATGCCTTTCTCCTCCACCACCAGCTGGTCCTCGGCTACGTTGAGCATTTTTAATAGACGGTCGGCGCCAATCAAACCCTCAGACACACCCGTATAGAAAGAGTCTCGGTTCAAGTAATCCAGGCGGTCTACGTCCAGTTGGCTGGACACGAGTTGGTGGAAGAAGTGACGCTCGTAACTGTCAGTGAAGATATCAATAGCCAGTTGCAGCTTGCCATCAAACTCCTCATTGAGCAGTTGCATGATGTGCAGTGAAATCTGCTCATGCGGCACCTGGTCAAAAATAGCATGCTCCAGAGCATGTGAAAACGGACCGTGGCCCACGTCATGCAGGAGAATGGCCGCCATAGAGGCCTCACATTCCTTGTCAGAAATACGGTTATCTTTACCGCTCAGGCTCTGGATGGCAATGCTCATCAAGTGCATGGCCCCCAAGGCATGATGGAACCGTGTATGCAAGGCCCCAGGGTACACAAACTCAGTGAGGCCTAATTGCTTGATGCGTCTAAGGCGCTGAAAGTACGGGTGTTGGATGATGTCAAACAGCAGCTCAGAGGGGACCGTGATGAAGCCGTAGACTGGGTCGTTGAAGATTTTTTTCTTATTCAAGATAACTAAGTTCTTCTGTGTCCGTTGTCGGTAATTGTATAGTTGTGCGATTTATACGGAAGAACCCTCTAAAAGGAGGCGTTTTGCGTGCCGCACAATCCCCCAGCCAACACTAACTATGAAAAAAATATAGCCATGCAAAGATATACTATTTTGTGGGCGGATGATGAGATTGACTTGCTCAAGCCTCATATTCTCTTTTTAGAAGAACGCGGCTATGACGTCACGCCCGTGAACAGCGGCGCTGATGCCATAGAGAAGGTGCAGGAACAGAACTTCGACATTGTTTTCCTGGATGAGAACATGCCGGGCATCTCTGGTTTGGAGGCACTCTCCGAGATCAAATCCCTGCGTCCTTTGTTGCCGGTGGTCATGATCACCAAAAGCGAGGAAGAGCACATCATGGAAGAGGCCATCGGTTCTAAGATTGCCGACTACCTCATCAAGCCCATCAACCCTAACCAAATCCTGCTTTCAGTGAAGCGGATCCTGGACAACCGCCGTCTGGTAGAGGAGAAAACCAACAGTTCCTATCAGCGCGATTTCAGGATGCTGGGCATGGCGTTTGGTGAGCGTCTCAATTACCAGGAGTGGGCCGATGTCTACAAGAAACTGGTGTACTGGGAACTGGAAATTGCTGAGACCGAGGGCAAAAGCATGGCCGACGTGATCAACATGCAGAAGGACGAGGCCAATACCAACTTCGCCAAGTTCATCATGGACAACTATGAGGAGTGGGTGAACGATGAGACGGATGAAATTCCGTTGATGAGCCATAAGCTTTTCAAAGACCGCGTCTTCCCGATGATGAAGGAAAGCGATACGCCCATCTACTTTGTCCTGATTGACAACCTGCGCTATGACCAATGGAAGGTTTTGGAGCCCATCATCACGGACTATTTCAACGTGGAGAACGAGGAGATGTACTACTCCATTCTGCCTACCACCACCGCCTACGCACGTAACGCCATCTTCTCAGGCATGCTTCCGGCAGAAATCGCCAAGAAATACCCCAACCTGTGGGTGTCAGACGACGAGGAGGAAGGCAAGAACATGCACGAAGAAGATTTCCTAGAGATACAGCTGCAGCAGAACAACATCAAAGAGAAGTTCAGCTACAACAAGATCACCAACATTACGGCTGGTAAGGAATTAGTGGCCAAGATGAGCAACCTGGAGTCTAACAAACTCAACGTGATCGTCTACAACTTCGTAGACATGCTCTCACATGCGCGCACAGACATGCAGATGATTAGAGAACTAGCCGCCGATGAGGCCGCCTACCGCTCCTTAACGCGTTCATGGTTCATGCACTCGCCGCTGTTTGATACCTTAAAAGCCATTGCAGAGAAGAAGGGTCGCCTGATTATCACCACAGACCACGGCACGGTGCGCGTGAAAAAGCCGTTCAAAATCATTGGTGACCGCAACACCAACACCAACCTGCGTTACAAACACGGCAAGAACCTAGGCTTTACAGAGAAGGACGTGCTAGTATGCCGCAAGCCTGAGCGCTTCCATCTGCCCAAGGCCAATGTGTCTACGGCGTACGTGTTTGCCATGAACGACGACTTCTTCGCCTACCCCAACAACTACAACTACTACGTCAATTATTACAAAGACACGTTCCAGCACGGCGGCGTCTCTTTAGAAGAAACCATTATTCCATTTGTTACCCTTAGCTCTAAAAATGCCTGACCCACTGGTGCAGGAACGCACCTTACAGATTTCCTCTAAAGCAGAATTGCCCCAGGCCGCTGCTGATTTTTTGGCATTTATCGGTCAAAAAAGAATAATTTTGTTTGAAGGCGAGATGGCGGCGGGTAAAACCACGTTTATCAAGGCGATATGTGCGGCCAAAGGCGTGCAAGAACACGTAAGCAGTCCCACATTTGCCTTGGTCAATGAGTATGAGGCCGCCCGCGGCGAGGTCATCTATCATTTCGATTTTTATCGGATTGACGACCCCGCTGAGGCTCTGGACATTGGGGTGCTGGAATATTTTCATTCTGACAACCTGTGCCTCATAGAGTGGCCCTCAAAAATTGAGAACCTGCTGCCAGAGGAGGGTGTTCTAGTAACTATTACACCCGGTCCGCAGGAAGAAGCGCGAATCATACAAATGAGAGCTTATGGAGGAAATGACGGAAAGTTCTAACGGGTTTGAGGCCCTGACCAAGGCCACCGCCCGTAGCCTAATGCCCAAGGAATCCATGCTGGCCGTGGAGACGCGCAAGCGCAACCTGTTCATTGGCATCCCAAAGGAATCTTCTCTGCAAGAGAACCGCATTGGCCTTACCCCAGAGTCTGTAAAGCAATTGGTAGACCACGGTCATGAAATCTGGATAGAATCTGGCGCCGGTGGGCCTTCTAAATACTCTGACCATGAATTCTCTGAGGCTGGCGCTCAAATAGTATACTCCACCAAGGAAGTCTATGAGGCAGACATCGTCCTAAAGATTGCTCCGCCCACCTTAGATGAAATAGAACTCTTCAGGCCAGGTCAGACGCTCATTTCTGCCTTGCAGATTGGCAGCCTTACTTCTGAATATATTGGGGCGCTCTCCCGTAAGAAAATAAGCGCCATCTCCTTTGAGCTCCTCAAAGACAAATCTGAGTCCAGACCTGTAGTGCGGGCCATGAGCGAGATTGCCGGCAGTACCGTCATGCTTATTGCCGCCGAGTACCTGAGCAGCGGGAAAGAAGGAAAAGGCGTCATACTGGGCGGTATCACGGGCGTGCCTCCGTCCAAGGTGGTCATCATTGGAGCCGGCACTGTGGCCGAATACGCCACCCGCGCCGCCCTAGGTCTCGGGGCCGAGGTAAAGGTGTTTGACAACCATCTTTATAAGCTGAGAAGGCTC contains the following coding sequences:
- a CDS encoding alanine dehydrogenase, which encodes MTESSNGFEALTKATARSLMPKESMLAVETRKRNLFIGIPKESSLQENRIGLTPESVKQLVDHGHEIWIESGAGGPSKYSDHEFSEAGAQIVYSTKEVYEADIVLKIAPPTLDEIELFRPGQTLISALQIGSLTSEYIGALSRKKISAISFELLKDKSESRPVVRAMSEIAGSTVMLIAAEYLSSGKEGKGVILGGITGVPPSKVVIIGAGTVAEYATRAALGLGAEVKVFDNHLYKLRRLKHNVGAQIFTSTLDNTILHKEIQDADVVIGAVTAEEGQVPCMIAEEVVAKMTPGSVIIDVSIDEGGCFETSEMTTHNRPVYRKYDVIHYCVPNIPSRVPRTATKALSNIFTPMFLEISKHGGINEVLFTHEHYRSGVYIYKGSLTNAAIAKKFNMRYKELSLMIAVRN
- the tsaE gene encoding tRNA (adenosine(37)-N6)-threonylcarbamoyltransferase complex ATPase subunit type 1 TsaE — its product is MPDPLVQERTLQISSKAELPQAAADFLAFIGQKRIILFEGEMAAGKTTFIKAICAAKGVQEHVSSPTFALVNEYEAARGEVIYHFDFYRIDDPAEALDIGVLEYFHSDNLCLIEWPSKIENLLPEEGVLVTITPGPQEEARIIQMRAYGGNDGKF
- a CDS encoding bifunctional response regulator/alkaline phosphatase family protein — protein: MQRYTILWADDEIDLLKPHILFLEERGYDVTPVNSGADAIEKVQEQNFDIVFLDENMPGISGLEALSEIKSLRPLLPVVMITKSEEEHIMEEAIGSKIADYLIKPINPNQILLSVKRILDNRRLVEEKTNSSYQRDFRMLGMAFGERLNYQEWADVYKKLVYWELEIAETEGKSMADVINMQKDEANTNFAKFIMDNYEEWVNDETDEIPLMSHKLFKDRVFPMMKESDTPIYFVLIDNLRYDQWKVLEPIITDYFNVENEEMYYSILPTTTAYARNAIFSGMLPAEIAKKYPNLWVSDDEEEGKNMHEEDFLEIQLQQNNIKEKFSYNKITNITAGKELVAKMSNLESNKLNVIVYNFVDMLSHARTDMQMIRELAADEAAYRSLTRSWFMHSPLFDTLKAIAEKKGRLIITTDHGTVRVKKPFKIIGDRNTNTNLRYKHGKNLGFTEKDVLVCRKPERFHLPKANVSTAYVFAMNDDFFAYPNNYNYYVNYYKDTFQHGGVSLEETIIPFVTLSSKNA
- a CDS encoding HD domain-containing protein, whose product is MNKKKIFNDPVYGFITVPSELLFDIIQHPYFQRLRRIKQLGLTEFVYPGALHTRFHHALGAMHLMSIAIQSLSGKDNRISDKECEASMAAILLHDVGHGPFSHALEHAIFDQVPHEQISLHIMQLLNEEFDGKLQLAIDIFTDSYERHFFHQLVSSQLDVDRLDYLNRDSFYTGVSEGLIGADRLLKMLNVAEDQLVVEEKGIYSIESFLVSRRLMYWQVYMHKTVTSAEQMVMKVMQRARELTQQGVPVPASPALTFFLHESLSILDFERDPSILKKFIALDDYDIWGGIKTWAEHPDKILSYLSVCLLERKLFKIILSPTPFEIEFLEGVRELAQEQFNVAPQDVHYLVVTGKISNNAYESGGENINVLTKQSQIVDVAQASDLPNIQALSRKVEKYYVCYPKEIASL